The genomic stretch GGCGCTGCCGAATCGCCCGCCGCCGGCGCGGGCGTCGCGGCCACCGCGCCGCTCGCGCTGCCGCTGCGCGCGCGGCCCGAGGCAACGGCGGTGACAGTCGCGACCGTGCCGGCGGGCGGCGCCGTTCTGCTGCGCCCGACGCGCGAGCCGGATTTCGTCGCGGTCGAGACGCCGGCCGGGCAGCGGCTCGGCTACGTGCCGGCGGCGAGCTTCCCGTCCGCGCCGGTGGCGCGCACCGCCGCGCCGCCGCCACCAGGCGCGCCGCTACGCGTGCTGGCCGCGAGCAACGTGGTCCGCCGCGACAATTTCCGCGAGACGGTCGGCGACCTGTCGCGCGCCGCCGCCGGCCAGGGCTTCGAACCGGGGATCTGACTCGGCAGGCGTCGGTACAGGTCCAGCGGCACGAGGTTCTGACGCGTGCCGAGGCCGCGCATGCGGCTCACCGGCAAATCCGGCGAAAGCCAAGCGAGCCGGAGGTTTGCGCCCGGCGTCTGAGGGTCGCAACATGCTCAGACCAGCAGTCGACGAATGCGGCCGCTGGCATCAGACCGGCTGCGCCATCGCGCGCATGAAGCTCTCGCGGAAGCGGATCGGGTCGCGGTCGGTCTGGTTGCGGCCTGGTTCGTTGTCGATCTTCACGCCGATCACGTGCGGGCCGTCGGTGGACAGCGCGCGCGCGACCAGCACGTCGAATTCCGCCTCGTCCGCGGCCCAGGCGGCACTGGCGATGCCACTCGCGCGCGCGATCGCGACCATGTCGGTGCGCGCGGCCGCCGCCGGCGTGCCCTGCCCGCCCGTGATCTGGTAGATGCCGTTGTCCCAGATCACGACCGTGAGGTTCTTCACCGCCTGCGCGGCGATGGTGGACAGGCAGCCCAACTGCATCAGCAGCGACCCGTCGCCCTCCAGCGCGATCACGCGCCGCGCCGGCTGCGCCAGCGCCACGCCCATCGCGATCGGCGCGGCCAGGCCCATGCTACCCAGCATGTAGAAATTCTCGGCCCGCGTGCGGTCCGCGCCCCAGAGGTCCCAGTTCGAATTGCCGATGCCGCCGACCACGGCTTCGCGCTTCGTCAGCCCTGCCACCAGGCGCTTCGTGAGCGCCGCCCGGTTCATCACATGCAGGT from Roseomonas fluvialis encodes the following:
- a CDS encoding thiamine pyrophosphate-dependent enzyme, with the protein product MTDTTDNLHVMNRAALTKRLVAGLTKREAVVGGIGNSNWDLWGADRTRAENFYMLGSMGLAAPIAMGVALAQPARRVIALEGDGSLLMQLGCLSTIAAQAVKNLTVVIWDNGIYQITGGQGTPAAAARTDMVAIARASGIASAAWAADEAEFDVLVARALSTDGPHVIGVKIDNEPGRNQTDRDPIRFRESFMRAMAQPV